The region CTACCAAACAGCAACTCAAATACTGTATCCAgactgttaccactgttaatttgcactgtatgttgtctgTCTTGTCAAATTGTATTGTTGCGCTTGTGTCCTGCCTGCACTTGTGATGTcgctctgtctttgtcctgctctgtgctgccccatggtcctggaggaacgttacctcatttcactgtatactgtgtgtatggctgaactgacaataaaacctacttgacttgacttgacgcCATTATATTAGCAGAACCACCATGGCAATGAATTCAAACTCAAGGACACTTCAGCAATTCGCAGCAGCCCACCTGGCGGAGTCCTGCTTGGGAAGCGGGGAGATGTGAGTCCGACAGGGGGGGCCCCTGTCTGTGGATCGGGACGGGCTGAAGACAGCGGCGGACTTATTCGGGACCTTAATGGGAGAAAGGGAGAAGACGCGGGCCGAGCTCCGAGGCGGAGAAGCCGACATCCTCCCGGCCAGCTCCACCTGGGACTGGACCTCCTCCAGCAGCAGCTCGTCCAGAATGTCATCCGTCGTCAGCCTCTTCCCAGGACCTGGGGGGGACACCACCGGCGGGGATGGGTCACTTATAGTGGGCGACACCATCCCAGCAAAGATAACATCACCACATAAAGCTTAAGACAGCCACTGCAGGAACAAACATAACAGCATTCTACAGACAGCTGTGACATGTGACAAGGCATCTATTTACACCTGAAAaggcattttaaatatttataagttTTAATTCCTGAACACTGATAATTCCACCAGCTTCAGCTCATGCAATTAAAACGTATTACAAATATACATCTACAAAGACATTCAGCTAAATGaaatacttaaaaataaaagctcaagtatttcaaaataaaagcacaagGGGATAAAAACATGAAACTGCTAAACTGATCGATTCACTCTAAGTCGGTAAGACATTGTTCAACATTTCAGCTGCAGCACTCAGccatcaataaaaaataaagtttgTGTTTTGAGCATTCCTGATCATGTTAAAATGAATATGAAGAGGGAATAATCAgcacacaaaacactaaagacAGTGGCCAGGATGTCGAAGAAGGGCGGACCCCGCACTCACTGCTGAGGTCCAGCTTCTTGCGGACCCCTGGCGTCGCCTCGCAGCTGCCCCTGCGTTTGCGGCTCAGCGCTTTGGAGGCCGACAGCTTGGAAGCCGAGTGGCTGGACTCGGCCTCGCTGGCGCCCATCTTGCCGACACTCCTGGAGAGCTGCCTGAGGGAGACGGAGCGCGCCCGCTTCATCACTACTACGTCGGGCGTGGGCAGGCTACGGGGCACGGGGGCCGGCGGGGGGGCCACAGGGGGCGCAGGCTTGGGCCCTGGCTGGACCCTCTCTGCCTCCACTGGCCTGAAGGCCTTCGTGTCCCAGCACTGCTTGACGTACAGCGTCCTCTTGCTCCCGTTCTCGGGGAAGGAGGCATCTGTTGCCAGGAACACCACCTGGGACAGACAGCCAGAGGTAAATGGCTGCCCCAGACGTTGGGGCGGGAAGCCACAGGTTAACGTCACCCAGcaggtcccccctccccaaataaCCTGCACGGTGTCTATGATGGTTTCAGCATCTATCTCagtgtcgcacgtcttgtccagGTAGGAGAAGACTTCCTGGGAATGGGCCTCTCTGCCCAGCAAACACCTTTTTTTCTGAGGGATTTCGTGGAACCGTATGAACCACTGCACCTCCGCCAGCTTCCTCTTGTCAGTCTCTGGGGATGTAAACAAATGCCGATCGGGGCTCAGACTCTCCCTGGCACATTTTGACGGGTCACACATATTTCACTGAAATACAATGATTCTGACAGCATTTCCTTAGCGCTACCATAAAGCTTCAGCAGTTTCGCCACGTAGGGGTAATCGTCATCGTCGCCTTCAATCAAGATGTACTGTCCAGGTTTTATGACGCACGGTTCTGGGTGTCCGTCCGTTTTCAAGCACAGAGAACTAAATAAACAGATAAATAAGCATGCCACAGTATTTCCCCATCCAGTGTCACAGCTGAAGCCTTAACATCTGTAATTTCACCAATCCAAGAGTTAAAGTTCATGACCCAACGTGCTTTTTAGGCGTTTTGCTGGGTTTACTACTAGTGATATAAAACAACATACTTGTAATAAAAAATTTTCAGCTGCCTGTTGACGATGTACGGTCTTCCTCCCCAAGAGTAAAACCGTCTAATCCTGAGTCGGGTGAAGTACTGGCTCATCTTTTCCGACCTGCAAAAAATGAAGCAGCTATACTCTTCTGCATATAATTAcagatctttttttttaattaacagcCTAAATGTAAGTTTACCGTACAGACAATGAATCACGTTTACCAAACGGCGGTCTTACAGTATGATTTTTTTATAACGTAAAAGCCGAAACATGAAAGCTGAAAGTGTGACATTAACACAACTGCAAAAATGATAAACACACATATCATTATCAACTGACATCTGATAATTTTAAGACGTTAAGCGAAAATATACTTACATTGCAAATGGAAACTGAATAAAGTATAAACGTAAAACCAGACAGAAAACTAATGTGCAGTAAAAAGTCGAAAATTGGCAGAATTGCCTTTATACAAGTAATACGTTCCcgataaaacaattaaaataacaCGCAACACCGGAAGGATACAGGATatgcattaaaaataaatgaataaaacttTTTCGTATTGTATTTCGCCCATTCAGTTGGCTTCCTTATCGCTGCCTATGCATATCTTACTCTGACAGTCTCGTACACGCTGCTTTTTCCCGCGCTGCCCTCTAAGCTGCCGATATTACGCAATGGGAGAGCTCTTCTTCTGACACGTGATACGGTGAGTGGCCGTAGAACCCGCCCATAACACCCGGAACTTTTAACCTTTGAACCGGAAATGCTTGTGTTAATTTCGGAAACGTCGGgttgttttttggttttttttccctcccgcGAGTCAAAATGGCGAATAGGACGGTTAAAGATGCCAATAGTATCCACGGGACAAATCCACAGTATTTGGTGGAGAAAATTATAAGAACCCGAATTTATGAATCGAAATACTGGAAGGAGGAATGTTTCGGACTAACGGGTAATTTTTCTACTTTAATAATTACCAGAGCTACCTTATGGCGAGATGATGAAGCTAGTTAGGTGGTTGCACGTAGATCTGTAAGTGGCTGTACTAACGTGATTAACGTGTGTTTGTCCTGGTGTGATGCTGCTCTTTCATTAAACGATGATGTATTAATTATTCTATTTAAAAAATGACGAACTCTCTCTAATCTTGCAAAAGTACGGTAGTGTGTCTCTCTTTACGTACTTGTGTGAATCGTTCCATGTTTGTCAGTATTAATTCGTCTCTGCTGCTATGGATCTTTGTCCTATAAGCTGAGCTGGTTGTGGACAAAGCCATGGAACTGAAGTACGTCGGTGGAGTGTATGGAGGCAACATCAAACCTACTCCATTCCTCTGTCTTACTTTGAAGATGCTTCAGATACAACCGGAGAAAGATATCATTGTGGAGTTCATCAAGAATGAGGATTTTAAGTAGGTGTCACCTGATTACATAACGCGTTACAGCCTTTCatgctttttaataaacatagcatttaattttttttgtggtgtttaAGGGAACTTTATGATTGCCTGCGTTACAGGTATGTCCGTCTGCTTGGAGCCATGTACATGAGATTAACTGGCTCGTCGGTGGACTGTTACAAATACCTGGAACCACTGTACAATGACTATAGGAAAATCAAACAACAGAACAGAAATGGAGGTGAGCTGTGAGTGTTTGTCTCCTGACTTTGAGAGTTACAGTTCGTGGATGGCTGATGTTCGGGGGACTTGGCGTTAAAAGCACGTGCCTTTTCATTTGCAGAGTTTGAGCTGATGCATGTTGATGAGTTCATAGACGATCTGCTGAATAGCGAGAGAGTGTGTGACGTTATCCTACCCAGGCTTCAGGTATGTCTGCTTCAGCTTCCAGTCCATTCCATTTCCTTGTGGCTCCACGTGGCGTAGTCAACTCCTGCAATTAACTGTACTGTTTACTATAGAAGAGGCAGGTACTGGAGGAGGCTGAGCTACTGGACACGCGCATCAGTGCCCTGGAAGAAGATCTGGATGAAGTTGAGAGCAGcgaggaggaagatgaagaagagGAGCGGGTGAGATGTGGTTGCTTCAGTGTTCCATGAGcaaaatttgcaaaaaaaaaaaaccggtcTTACCCGAAAGATGTTATCTAACCTCCCGTGTCGGGTCCATTAGCCTGAAAGAGGACAGTCTCCAGAACCGCACAGACGGAGTTACCGTGACAACGATCGACCCCGCCGCTCGCCGTCTCCACGCTACAGACGCAGCCGCTCA is a window of Brienomyrus brachyistius isolate T26 chromosome 15, BBRACH_0.4, whole genome shotgun sequence DNA encoding:
- the prpf38a gene encoding pre-mRNA-splicing factor 38A, translated to MANRTVKDANSIHGTNPQYLVEKIIRTRIYESKYWKEECFGLTAELVVDKAMELKYVGGVYGGNIKPTPFLCLTLKMLQIQPEKDIIVEFIKNEDFKYVRLLGAMYMRLTGSSVDCYKYLEPLYNDYRKIKQQNRNGEFELMHVDEFIDDLLNSERVCDVILPRLQKRQVLEEAELLDTRISALEEDLDEVESSEEEDEEEERPERGQSPEPHRRSYRDNDRPRRSPSPRYRRSRSPRRRSRSPKRRSPSPRRERHRSKSPRRHRSRSRERRHRSKSPGHHRSHRHRSHSKSPDRSKKSHKKSRRGND